In one window of Bos taurus isolate L1 Dominette 01449 registration number 42190680 breed Hereford chromosome 15, ARS-UCD2.0, whole genome shotgun sequence DNA:
- the LOC100848277 gene encoding stromelysin-1: MQAGYPRGIHTLGLPSTVKKIDSAFSDKEKKKTYFFAEDKYWRFDEKTQSMEPGFPKQIVEDFPGVEPEVDAVFEVFGFYYFFSGSSQFEFDPNAKKVTHVLKSNSWLNC, translated from the exons ATGCAAGCAGGTTACCCAAGAGGCATCCATACCCTGGGCCTTCCTTCAACAGTAAAGAAAATAGACTCAGCCTTTTCTgacaaggaaaagaagaaaacgtACTTCTTTGCAGAGGACAAATACTGGAG ATTTGATGAGAAGACACAATCCATGGAGCCAGGTTTTCCCAAGCAAATAGTGGAAGATtttccaggggttgaaccagagGTGGATGCTGTTTTTGAAGTATTTG ggttttattatttcttcagtggatcttcgcAGTTTGAATTTGACCCAAATGCAAAGAAAGTGACACATGTGTTGAAGAGTAACAGCTGGTTGAATTGTTAG